The following DNA comes from Triticum aestivum cultivar Chinese Spring chromosome 3D, IWGSC CS RefSeq v2.1, whole genome shotgun sequence.
ACGTGGCAGTAGTGCGGGTTGATGGCTCCGAGGGTACAGATTGGAGACAGTGGGATGGGCGCGAGGGCGCCGAGGCACCCGATCAGGAACCGGAGGATGTCTTCCCTTGACAGGCAGCAAAACCTCTCCGCGCAACTGATAAATGGGGACAACTGCATGCTGCTGCTGCCAGCTGAGCTTGGGGATCCCGATTCCGAGTTCTTCATCCATTTCCCGTTGTAAAGCATCGAAAACCGCTTGGTGATGCCTGTCCAGGAGCCGTTCTTGCGGACAAGGAAGCGCTTCACTCCATTCCTCATCAACTCCAGCGCATCGATCAACCTTGCAAGACAATCAAACTTGGCTGAATAACAAAATACATATGTCAAACATCGCATCTTTAGAAATGAATTTGCTTGAAAGGCAAAGGACTAAAAAAAGCAGAGCAGTATGATTGGCAGACGCATCATCCAGCTCAGACTCTTATGTCCTATTGAACTTTTTATTTGCGGGCAACTATTATGTCATCCCTAAGAATGTGACATTGGCTCACTACTTGGTGCTGCCAAATCATTTCGAGACATGATTGGACTGCCTCGCATGTGTCATGTATGGCTCAGTTTATTTAAACTATTGTCTTGACTCATGAATCCCTTGACAGCCAGCACGGCTTCCACATGGATTGCTGCCTTCCTGATTGCGACATCGCATTGCCAAATGGAACCATGTTCCCACTTTGTTCCTCTTATGGCAACACAATCAGAAGGACAAACTCTGCACCATGTGAAAGCCATCTGGCTTGTTTAAGTTTCGGAATGGACTGGAGACACTTCATGATGCTGGAAGATAAGAGTAAAATACAAGCTAAGATTGTAGAATGATCGGTCTACTCTAGGAATTGAAAAAAGTTAAGAATAGCCACATATACTGATAGGTGAATACCTAGCAAATCTATGCTGTTGGTAACGGTCATGAGTTACAGTTTTTCAGTCTCGAGGAGCTATGTGATGGATAGTCTTTTGAGTTGTTGTCAGCAAATGCTCCCTAAAGgggcaactaaaatggtggtttaATGAAGAAAGCATGACCAGTTGTGGCATTTCTTTGGATACTGAAGAAAGAAACTGTGCACACAGGGATAAAGCAACTTAAACTTGAGCAGTGGATTTGCGACTAAGGCACATGACCTAGCAAAACAATATCCAGATTGTCTGTCCGGAAGTTCGATCCAACTATTTTTCATGAACTAAGACATTTCTTCCCAGCTCATCAAGCATTGACCTTACCATGCTTTCTTCTGAAAGAGATTGTGTTAAACACAACCACTACCCCAGTTTTAGTATCCAGTAAACACAACTTTAGGCAGCTTCATTGAGCAGTAAGCACTTCCTGATTTGCACCAACAGAAGAAGCACCATAGAAGAGTGATTTATTAACCACAAAGGCACAAACCCCCAGTGATTTCTGATGGATTCAGAACAGACTCAAAAACAATTTTGTACTGGCCGCAGATTTGTAATTAGTAGGAACGTGCATAAGAGACAAAGATCACCAACCAGACCGCATTAGAAAACAGAGGTTTGCGCATCAGCATTCGGCTGTAGTGAAGCATCCCAGCAGGCAGGGACAGATCCGAGCTAAGCAGGAGTCAACAGCCACAGTGCGTAGACTGAATCACCACTGCCTACGACTACGAAACCGCAGACGAATGATGCCTAAAGACTTGAGATTGGGTGGGATTCCTGATGGGACGGGCGGGGACAGGACACGACGGCGGCGAGAAGGGGCGGGTCGAGGAACAAGAACTGACCTGGTGCCGGGATCGACCTCCCGGAGCAGGTCCTGGTTGGGCTGCACGACCTCGCCGACGGCGGCGCGCATGGCgcggtcgccggcgccggcgccggcgaggaaggcggcgATGTCGACGGCGGAGATCATGCCGAGGAAGCGGATCCCGGAGGGCGGGTCGTCGGGGGCGGCCCGCGCGCGCCAGACGGGCACGGCGCCCTCGGGGCTGCCGGCGATGGCCCGCGCCGCGTCGTCGAGCGTGTCGGCGTCGCTGAGCTCGGCGATCTCGGGCTTGCCGACGGTGAGGTCGCCGACGACGTGGTGGTAGAAGACGGCGGCCATGGGCTCAGGTGGGCGCGGGGTTATAAGAGCGAGTGGAGGAGGAGCAGGTGGAGGAAGAGCCTGGAGGGGCCgacggcgggggaggaggaggggtcACCGGCGGCGCGGGTGCGGGGGTCGCCGGCCATGTCGGAGGGAGGGAAAGCCCATTAAGAGCACGGCGAGCGGATGGAAAAATTGAAGCCGGCTGCCCGCGTGGTGTGGGTGATGCGAGGGAGGGGATATGCGATGCGGTGGGAGGAGAGACCGGCTGGATGGGGTTAAATCAGCTCCGTGGCCATGCTTTGAGATTCGGGGTGGTCGGCTGATGGATCTCCATTGTGATTTACTCATTTATTGTGTGCCATGTATAATGTGGAATCTGGCAGAATGATGGATCAACCACGTGGCATACATATTGAGCTGTCAAAATCTAAATAGCCCATCAGAGTTTAAGTCCTAAAATTGACACCGGCGAtcgcatttttctgaatttatttaagACTTTTCGGTGATGTGAGCTTAGTGGTGGAGACACCCCGTCGACTGCAAAAGCGTCTTTGACAACTttatcaatctcaagatgatgtgccggctTAGTCTCACGAAGGTGTCCATAGGGGTAGAGTGTTCTTGTGTGCATTTATATGAGTGAGGGTATGAGCGTCTACGTCTATTTGTATTTATATAAAACAACCTAAATAGAAGGATTGGAGGCTTGCGAGGGTGAGTGTTGGTGTGTATATCAGTGTCTACCTTTGTGCCGTGTCTTTTTCGAAGGGAAAAagaagatataatcaatgaatgacTATCTGGGTAACCCTCCACCTTTGAGTGTTTTTCTTTGCCAATGATTCGAACATACTAGTAacttgttgttttttgtttttgttttttttagggTGAGCTAGTAACTTATTGGATAAAGTACTTCAAATGAATAACTGAAAATTACATGACGCCAAAGATACATAACAAAGCTAAAGTCACATGAAGTTTTTTTGGAAGCCGATGTCTCTAGCTACACAAAAGACTAAACATGCATGGACAGGTTCGACTAATCTCCAATGCCTTGAGCAGTCGTCTCGTGTGATATGAATAGTCCACACCAGTATGTGAGAACTTGAAGTGACTGAACACACTGCTGCTGAAGACACAACTACCGCAAGAGAACCACTAGTTCGTCGTCAGATTGTAATCTAAGAAGACGCGAGCGCCCACGAGATATCGAAATGCAAGAACCTCTCGCTAATGCACACTCGACACGACACATGACACTAGCATTAGTGTCACCACCGCCGAGATAAACCCAATCAGCCGGCAGATTTTCGATTGGCCTGCTACGCGCAGTGGCTAGACTGATTGTTGATGTGATGGTCGATTAGTGGTGGATCAAAAGCACTAGATCCTGAGATTAATGAGCGTGCGatagctcggctcgttaagctcgtaaaTCGCTCCTTAACGAAGAGGCCAATCGCTGATCTTAGTCTGTTAAATTTAATGGGCTTAATGAATGAGGTAACAAGCTCGTTAGTACTTtctccgtccgaaaatatttgtcatcaaaatagacAAAAAAGGGGTAtatgtagaactaaaatacatctagatacatccctttttattcattttgatgacaagtattttcggacggagggagtacaccatAACAAAATCAGGACCAGTCCTTGATGACATAAGAATATCCATAAGCACCCGCGGCTGATTCAGGACTCAAACTGGGGTGGGCTGCCTGCGCTCCCGCAGAGCTAGCCAACAGATTGGCGTTCTGTTCTCGTAAGTACACCATAACATATATTCTTATCTTACTCCCTCCATTCTACTCgtataatgtagtgcatatagattttttaaAAATCAAACCTCAAACTTTAGCCAaacaagatactccctccgtttttatttactccgcatattagactTGACTGAAGTCCAACTTTGTaaaatttgatcaaatttatagaaaaaataataaatatttagcataacaaatctatatgatgtggaagtacattcaacaaCGAATCTAATGGTATTGGTTTGTtactgtatatgttaatatttttgtctataaactttgtcaaagtttgtaaagcttgactttgaccaaaactaactaatacgcggagtaaat
Coding sequences within:
- the LOC123080293 gene encoding CBS domain-containing protein CBSX6, coding for MAAVFYHHVVGDLTVGKPEIAELSDADTLDDAARAIAGSPEGAVPVWRARAAPDDPPSGIRFLGMISAVDIAAFLAGAGAGDRAMRAAVGEVVQPNQDLLREVDPGTRLIDALELMRNGVKRFLVRKNGSWTGITKRFSMLYNGKWMKNSESGSPSSAGSSSMQLSPFISCAERFCCLSREDILRFLIGCLGALAPIPLSPICTLGAINPHYCHVEASAPAMEAIQKIPGDPCGVAVVETTPDGVRKIIGDISAYKLWKCDYVAAAWALANLSAGQFVIGADENGSTPISAFPLPSISSSLSEEAAEPGRSPRLLKKFSSRNIGFLNSQANQVRSMYRGRSSPLMCRSTSSLAAVMAQMLSHRATHVWVTDAEAEEDDVLVGVVGYTDIFAAVTRSSA